In Monodelphis domestica isolate mMonDom1 chromosome 4, mMonDom1.pri, whole genome shotgun sequence, one DNA window encodes the following:
- the MMP7 gene encoding matrilysin translates to MKNYINLQTGYNYCINYRVLKNSFLTASMLYSALCIVSLWTCSLAFPLLPKINRTYYEQWEVAEEYLNKFYAYSPEPQKKHFENKVKEMQKFFRLEETGLLNHKTMEIIQKPRCGVPDVQNFQLYPFTPKWPSNVVTYRIVSYTSDLPRYKVDQLVEQALGKWSEVSALTFKKVLIGDADIRIGFARGAHGDFYPFDGPGGILAHAFEPGIGIGGDAHFDNDEQWSDGSQLGVNFLFAATHELGHSLGLGHSSDPNAVMYPTYDASNSGDINLSEDDIKGIQALYGKGD, encoded by the exons ATGAAAAACTATATAAACTTGCAGACTGGATACAATTATTGTATCAACTATAGGGTCTTGAAGAATAGTTTCTTAACAGCAAGTATGCTCTACTCTGCATTATGCATAGTGAGTCTCTGGACATGCAGCCTTGCTTTTCCACTGCTCCCTAAAATTAACAGGACTTATTATGAACAATGGGAAGTAGCCGAG GAATATCTCAATAAATTCTATGCATATTCTCCTGAACcacaaaaaaaacattttgaaaacaaagtaaaagaaatgcaaaaattctTTCGCCTAGAAGAAACAGGACTTTTAAATCACAAAACTATGGAAATAATTCAGAAACCTAGATGTGGAGTACCTGATGTACAAAATTTCCAGTTGTATCCTTTCACCCCTAAATGGCCTTCCAATGTCGTGACCTACAG GATTGTTTCTTATACTTCGGACTTACCAAGATATAAAGTGGATCAGTTAGTAGAGCAGGCTTTAGGCAAATGGAGTGAAGTTTCAGCATTGACCTTCAAGAAAGTGCTCATAGGAGATGCAGATATTAGAATTGGTTTCGCCAGAGGAG CTCATGGGGACTTCTATCCATTTGACGGACCAGGAGGAATCCTAGCTCATGCATTTGAACCAGGGATAGGAATAGGAGGAGATGCTCACTTTGATAATGATGAACAATGGAGTGATGGCAGCCAATTAG GAGTTAACTTTTTATTTGCTGCTACTCATGAACTTGGCCATTCCCTGGGGCTAGGTCATTCTTCTGACCCTAACGCTGTGATGTATCCTACCTATGATGCGTCCAACTCAGGGGACATAAATCTGTCAGAGGATGATATCAAAGGGATTCAGGCACTTTATG